From Akkermansiaceae bacterium, one genomic window encodes:
- a CDS encoding glycerate kinase translates to MRNGEMPVALVACDKFKGSLSAVGVADAVAAGLGDAWRVEKCPIADGGEGFVDAMLAGAGGRKVSVGTVDAIGRPCVAEYGVADLQGVRTAFIEMSAASGIWRVAEEDRAPRAATTYGTGMLIRHAVEATGAERIYIGIGGSVTNDGGAGMAVALGVRLLDENGGELDGSPISLMSLAEVDELARLRLPEMIVACDVDNPLCGGRGASAVFGPQKGATPDDVGFLDAALERLSEVSRGGDIARTPGAGAAGGLGFGLMRFAGAELMAGFDIVADALQLAGRISAADLVITGEGSLDAQTLGGKGPAGVAAMARQAGKPVVAVAGRAEDAALPLFDHVMTLERFALPRERSMAEAADWLEKIVRADSAILAALVADKAP, encoded by the coding sequence ATGAGAAACGGAGAAATGCCGGTGGCGCTGGTGGCATGCGACAAGTTCAAGGGATCGTTGTCCGCGGTCGGGGTGGCGGATGCCGTCGCGGCTGGGCTGGGGGATGCCTGGCGGGTGGAGAAATGCCCCATCGCGGATGGTGGCGAAGGCTTTGTGGACGCGATGCTCGCGGGTGCCGGCGGGCGGAAAGTTTCCGTCGGAACGGTGGATGCCATCGGCCGGCCATGTGTGGCGGAGTATGGCGTGGCGGATCTGCAGGGTGTGCGAACGGCATTCATCGAGATGAGCGCGGCCAGCGGCATCTGGCGCGTCGCGGAGGAGGACAGGGCACCACGTGCGGCGACCACCTACGGCACCGGCATGCTCATCCGTCATGCCGTGGAGGCGACGGGCGCGGAGCGCATCTACATCGGCATCGGTGGCAGTGTGACCAACGACGGCGGTGCGGGGATGGCGGTTGCGCTGGGTGTGCGCCTTCTTGATGAAAATGGCGGTGAGCTGGATGGATCACCCATCAGCCTGATGTCGCTCGCGGAGGTGGATGAATTGGCACGGCTGCGGTTGCCGGAAATGATCGTGGCATGTGACGTGGACAACCCGCTGTGCGGCGGGCGCGGGGCGTCGGCGGTCTTCGGTCCGCAGAAGGGTGCCACGCCGGATGACGTCGGCTTTCTGGACGCCGCGCTGGAGCGGCTGTCCGAAGTGTCCCGTGGAGGGGACATCGCGCGGACCCCGGGGGCGGGGGCGGCAGGTGGCCTGGGCTTCGGTCTCATGCGCTTTGCGGGAGCGGAACTGATGGCGGGCTTTGACATCGTGGCGGATGCCCTCCAGTTGGCGGGCCGCATTTCCGCCGCGGATCTCGTCATTACGGGTGAAGGATCACTGGACGCGCAGACGCTGGGAGGGAAAGGCCCTGCCGGAGTCGCCGCGATGGCCAGGCAGGCCGGAAAGCCGGTCGTGGCTGTGGCCGGGAGGGCGGAAGATGCGGCCCTGCCGTTGTTCGACCACGTCATGACCTTGGAACGCTTCGCCCTGCCGCGT